A single genomic interval of Myxocyprinus asiaticus isolate MX2 ecotype Aquarium Trade chromosome 19, UBuf_Myxa_2, whole genome shotgun sequence harbors:
- the LOC127409984 gene encoding trace amine-associated receptor 1-like, which yields METQINISQNGILEKPFLCFEFSNISCQKLVYPLETRIILYILFIVSSIVTIIGNLLVIITVIHFKQLHTPTNYLILSLAVADLLVGGVVMPPSMVRSVETCWYLGDLFCKIHSSLDVTISTASILNLCIIALERYYAICHPLQYHSKMTSTTTLVMIIICWTVSATLGFGMIFLELNILGVEDFYYENIDCEGKCTLYRQCCLICFIGLDTIIPLVIL from the exons ATGGAAACCCAAATCAACATCAGTCAAAATGGAATCTTGGAAAAGCCCTTTCTTTGTTTTGAGTTTAGTAACATCTCTTGTCAGAAGCTTGTCTATCCTTTGGAAACTCGAATAATACTCTACATTCTTTTCATTGTCTCTTCAATTGTCACAATTATAGGAAACTTGTTAGTGATTATAACTGTTATTCATTTCAAGCAGCTGCACACACCAACCAACTACCTCATCCTGTCTCTGGCTGTGGCCGACTTGCTTGTAGGAGGAGTTGTTATGCCTCCCAGCATGGTGCGCTCGGTTGAGACTTGCTGGTATCTGGGAGATTTGTTCTGTAAAATACACAGCAGTCTGGATGTGACAATAAGCACTGCTTCAATTCTGAATCTCTGTATCATTGCTTTAGAGAGATATTATGCCATATGTCACCCTTTACAATATCATAGTAAAATGACATCAACTACCACTCTTGTCATGATTATTATTTGCTGGACTGTTTCAGCTACTTTGGGGTTTGGCATGATATTCCTGGAGCTTAATATTCTAGGTGTTGAAGATTTTTACTATGAGAATATTGATTGTGAAGGAAAATG TACTCTGTACCGCCAGtgttgtttgatttgttttattggGTTGGATACTATAATTCCACTTGTAATCCTATAG